DNA sequence from the Lagenorhynchus albirostris chromosome 13, mLagAlb1.1, whole genome shotgun sequence genome:
cacagacctactagagaatggacttgaggatatggggagggggaagggtaagctgtgacaaagcgagagagaggcatggacatatatacactaccaaacgtaaggtagatagctagtgagaagcagccgcatagcacagggagatcagctctgtgctttgtgaccgcctggaggggtggtatagggagggtgggagggagggagacgcaagagggaagagatatgggaatatatgtatatgtataactgattcactttgttataaagaaactaacacaccattgtaaagcaattatactccaataaagatgtaaaataaaaaaaataaataaataaaatatgacgcAAAAGAGCTTATCtccaaacagaaacaaactcacagacatagagaacagacctgtggttgccaagggggcatgaggtgagggagggatggattgggagtctgggattagcagatgcaaactattatatatagaatggacaaacaacaagtTCCTATTGTATaccacaaggaactatattcagtatcctgtgataaaccataatggaaaagaatatgaaaaaaaatgtatatataaatatatatacaactgaatcactttgctgtatagtagaaattaacagcattgtaaatccactgtacttcaataaaacaaattttaaaaaataaaataatatctctGTTCTATAGGAATAACCATCATTTAGTCACTGAGAGAGGAAACTGTCATATGAAAGTCTCTTTTCTTTGCCAtgtgttcctttttgttttttttcttggcagTAGGCAGAGATCTGAGCCTAACAGTGaagataatgaaattaaaaatgattcacACTTCCAGCTCCCATTTGAAGAGTACAAGAAACCTCTGAGTTTCTAAGAAGAAAGATTTCTCTGGACCACAGTTCAGGCCCCATATTTGGGAGTCCATTCAGACTCAGAAAGGTGCAACTAGCTCACATAGTCAAAAAGAAAAGGTggtgtttatatgtggaatctaaaaaatacaataaactagtgaatgtagcaaaaaggaagcagacatatttatagagaacaaactagtggttaccagtggggagagggaaggagagaggggtaaTAAGGGATAAGGGACTCAGAGGTAGAAAGTATAATGTATAAGATAAGCTaccaggatatattgtacaacacaggtaattttgctaatattttataataactatatatggaatataactttaaaaaattgtgagtcattatattatacacctgtaacatataatattgtacatcaactatacttcagtaaaaacatttttaaaagaccaagTGATGAGCTAAAACTTTTCGTTTGAATTCCTGAAAGTTTGTGTTTTTATCCATAGTCTCTGGTCTTTTCAGGGACAGTGACTTTTATACCATGTTACTACACCAAGTCTTATATATGTCTTTGGAATGGAAAAACTGTTGCCACTCAGTGCAATATCAGGTATTTCCAAGTGAGTTCCTTGAATGTGAAGaatgtatttttagaaaatgtttatttatttgtttgtttggctgcactgggtcttagttgcagcatgcgggacctagttctctgaccagggatcgaacccaggtcccctgcattgggagcatggagtcttaaccactggaccacaagggaagtcccaagaatgcaTTTCTGAATCAGGAACTTTTGATAGGGGAGATGCATAAACaggaatatattttctctttatgatGTTGCTGTTCCATTGTGGAATTAGCCTTTTGCATATCCAGGACTCAAGAGACTGTTTCTACCTATTTGGATACTTCTCCAAGTGGGTGGTTCATCAATGTGTATTGAATAGTGACCAGGATATCTGTAAGTAAAAAATCAAGTAAAGTAGAGGCGATTAGCTGAATGGCATTAGCATCTAAGAAAGTATTTTATAAGAGATTGTAGAGCAGGATTTGGCAAACTACAACCCATGGGCCAAATACAGCCCATCACCTGTTTATATACCTACCACTTTCAAGCTAAGAATGGTTGATTTTACAACTTAAAatagttacattttaaatgtaagcaCCTATGTAATATCCTCAATTTTGCCTCTTGGACcacaaatcctaaaatatttactatctggcccatTATGGAAAAAGTTTGCTTTCACCTGTTATAGAGTAATGGTCTTGAAATATCAGTAGAGAATATGAGTAATGCAGGACTCTTTCTCCTCCCCAACTGTGGTAGGttgaccctaaccctaatcctaagatATCAACATCCAAATCCTTGGAatatgtgaatatgttactttacatggcaagaaggattttacagatgtgattaaattaaggatattGAGATAGGATATTATTCTAAGTTATCTGGGGATGGacaatataatcacaagggtcaaTCTAATAGGGAGGCAGAAGGGTCAAAGTCAGACAGGATATGTGATGACAGAAGTAGAGGTTTCAATGAGCCTTCCTCTTGGCAAGGAAACAGATGCTCCCCTGGAGTCTTCAGATACAGCCAGCCCTGCCAACATTTTGATTTTAGCTCCATaagactcattttggacttctcaactccagaactataagataataaatttgtgttgttttaagccaccaagtttttaatattaatgtgtCACAGCTGTAATAGGAAGCCAATACATCTATCAGCCCTGTGCTCCTTGGGTGGTAGAATTTTAGGCTTCACCATAGAGTCTCCCAAAATATATTGAGTGCCTATAGGCAAGTTGGGCAAGAGGTAGAGGTAAAGTTGTGAGAGAAATTTAGTGTAGCTGATTGCACATTTTTGGTTTTAGAGAGTATTTGGAAAAGGCACCCAAGGAAGAACTCAGTTGTAATCAGGGAAGGAAGAACTGTAGAGTGGAATGTGACTGAAAGTCAAGGGAAGGTAAATGATTGAAGGAACTGGGAGTTGAGACATAGTTGCATTAGCTAACCTCAGGTTTTGAATGGCCGCTATCCAGGTGTCTCTCTGAAATCTAATGATGCCACCATTGgtagaaaaacaaaagggaagaaagtTCTTAAAATTATTAAGGTTGTGTTTTATGTCAGCCATATAAGCCCTGTGACTTCCTTACCAAACGGAATATTTATCTCCACCTGCCTCTTAATTCAAATGAAATTTCCTTCCTCCGACTAACAATCCTTCTCCCTATTATGTTTTCCGTAATTTGCACACAGTGGTAACCTTGGTGACCAGTCATTTGTTGCAGATACAGCTCTTAGAGTTCAAAATGATGTCCTCACTCTAGAAACTATTCACTAaatagaccaatatctcttaaTACAACATTTCTCAAATTATGTCCAATTTGAGATCACCAATTACTACACCTTGGAACTAGAGGTCCATAAAACACAGTTTGGAAAACATCTCTTTAAGTCATTAAAACAGAATGTAAAACACAGATTAAAACTGAAATTtgggaattgggagattgagattgacacatATATGCttttgatactatgtataaaatagacaactaatgagaacatactgtatagcacagggaactctacttaatgtactgtggtgacctaaatgggaaggaaatacaaaagggtatatatgtatacgtgtagctgattcattttgctgtacaatagaaaataacacaacattgtaaggcaaccatactccaataaaaattaattttaaaatccctGCAATTTGGAGTGAGTTCTTAGTAGTGTTCCAGGGCTTGGAAGAAATACCAGTACATGCAATACCTGAGGCTTTCTCAGAAATTTGGGTCCATACTAGAATAGACCCTACAATTCAAAATTATCTATGAACAGTATgaatataaaaacatgaaaatccaAGGCTACTTTTGGAGGTTCTCTCCAGATATGTGAGCAGTTTTTGAACTTCCTGAACCAACTTGCATGTGGGTGCAATGACCCACAATGTCCCTTTTCCCAAGATGCCTGCAGCTCTCAATAATTGGTTCCTTCTAGGTGATGGGGACCATATGCAATACTTCTCTGGAGACCAGGAAGGCAGCAGGTGTTGCTAAAGATCTTGACATGCAGGATGCCCAACTCTTCCCTTTTGCCTAACATTGAATGTGTGAAGAATGCAAGAATGCTGGTGTTTCCTGGTTGGATATGAAACAGAACACCTAGGATCAACCTTGACATATGGCAAATGGAGAGGCAGGCAATTTGTTAATTGAGTTTAACCTCTCTTATGCATTGAGTACTTAAAGGATATTTGACAGGTAATATCTTATTGTCTGTGTCCTCCACTAGATTCCAAGTTCtatgaggtaaaaaaaaaaatttcttttcaatattCCTAACACAATGCCTTTCCTTAGTATGTGCTCAGTACACATGCATTGTGACTAAATGTTAACTTTTAGCATCCAAAAGCTCTTCTGAAATTCAGAGGCAATTTTGGTGTTGTTGCTATTGCTATACAAGGATGTAATACTAATTGTATTATTGTGAGTTATTTTCTGCCAGGCTGTTTTAGTTGCCAATAGAGGGAAAATGTCTTATTTTggtgaaaatgaacaaataagtaaaataacatCTGGTTGTATCTGAAGATTCTGTtaacatgagaaaaatatatgaaagagtaGAATGTTTATAaagcatccattttttttttttacccctgaGATTCACTGGGATAGATTTTGGAGATTCCACTGGcatcatttcaacaaatatttactgagtatttagTATGTTCAAGACAGCAAGAGAATTGTGTCCTCTACCTGAGTCTGCCAGAGGAGATAAGAAAGTACATAATGGCTGCTTTGCAAAGTATAATATGAAAAGAGTAAAACTGAAAGATACAATGTGCTAGAACTTCCAAGGATGAAGAGATCACTGGCAGCTGGGGAAAAATAGCCATGGAGCTACGTCCATATCCCTCAAGTGTTCAGTCTTAGGGAGAATGAAGACTCAATGGCGCCGGAAAGCCAGATAAATACACATTCaaaataacacacatttattaataaTCTTTTCTTAAAGTAGAACACCTCATTGCTGTTTGTGGAACAGCATGTGCTCATAATATTCTTCATACAAAGGGAGGCCTTACCAAAGTACATTCTAGTTACCAGTAATGCTCACTTTAATGTTTTATTGATGCTCCCTGCACCAACACACTGGATTATTTATTGTTTACCAGAGCCTTTTGTGGGTAACTAAGGTGTTCTCTTATATGAGAGAATCTTATAAGACAGAAATCTATCATCCAAGATTAACAGAAAATGCCCATCTGATCCAggctttctgtctctttgaaattattttaaatgactatttgcagtatataattattttttaatgtgcagAGTTTATAATTCGAGGGCCAGAGCTTTCTCTCAGGGTTGAGTTTATAAATTTTCAGTTGGCTTGTGAGGCTGGTAGGGGTACTTCTTCTTGCCTAATTTGGTTTCTGGGAAGATTTCATTCAAGTCCTCAATGGTCATCTTATCAAATGGAATTATGTTCTTCATCTTCTCCATGTCTTTCTCATATTCTTCAATCCTGATCTTTGGAAGAGACAAAAGCTCAGCACAACTTTTCACCTCTTTTTCTTCAGCATCCAAAGGGAAACCTTAGTTATTTTATTGCCTGGAGTTTGGGACCAAGGTGTAAGATCTTTGAACTAAGTCCTTCTTAGGTCCCCTCAACTAAGTTCTCAATTTCTCTTGGGGAATCCTTTGTGGAAAGAAAGGTGACTCTGATTCCACTCAAGTGGAATGGGTGTCATGGTGGCCAAGATCTGGGACACAGAGTTGAGGCATCAGAGCCAGGGAAGAACAATGAACACTAAACTTAGGGGTCAGGGCAGGCATGGGAACCAGTTTCAAGGCCAGCAAGTGGAAATCAAGGAGAAAATGAAGGGAATGAGAGGTTCCAGGAGTATGTTGGTGCCTGCAGCGAACAGTAACAAAGGATAATTATGGAGACTGTGGAAAGGCCAAAGGAGGAGGCAATGTGACTATAGTAAGGGCAAAGGTTAAGAGATTGCTGTGAGGGAGAAAATGGACACAGGAGTTCtatttattcataatttatatCGACATAAAACTTCCAGAAAGTTTAAGGCAGCTTTCAAGAATAGAAACAATTGCAGTACAGTtgttaaagtagaaataaaaatagtttgaaataagGAGAGGGAACAGGAAACAAATTTACTAAATGCCCAAGAAAATCTGGTTATTTTGACTGAGCATTGACTTTAGCTTGGACTTTTCTAGTAGCCAGGGGGAAAAAAGGGACAATTTTCATAAACTTGCTGTCAAATAGAAGCAAGCAAGAAGCAGGATTAaatgccagctttcttttttattcaaaataaaaagaacaaaacttccCTGTAGGAACAGATGGAGTACTGAATTGAAAAggaagtctggggcttccctggtagcgcagtggttgagagtgtgcctgccggtgcaggggacgcgggttcgtgctaaAGGTGTTTTGTGGATGTGATGCCTGTTATAGGATGAGAGTTATAGGATGAGTGGAAGTAATCCAGGAGAAGATGTTTTGGGGGGAGATGGGGTGGAGAGGGCAGGAAGGTGCACCAAGAAGGAAGGATCTATTCAAAGCCCAGGAGACAAGAGGGAGCCTCGTATGTTCCTAGAAGGGAAGAAGTTTATTCTAGCTGGTGTTTAGAATGTGAAAGGGGAGTAGTAATATCTGAGGCTGGAGCCACAATTAGAGTATAGATCTTGTGGGGTCTTATAACCACGTTGAGGAGTTTAGACTTTATTATAAGAACAAAGGGAAACCATATAATTTTTATCAAGATATTCATCAAAGGATTAACATGATCACACTTACATTTTTGAAAGGTCACTTTGTGGAAAAGAGAATGATTGAATTGGAACAGGATTGAAGCAGAAGGATCAATTAGGAACTTGTTGCCATAATCCAGGAGAGTTTAAATTGGCCCTGAATAAAAAAGTGGTAGTGTGGTAGATGTAAATTATTTTGgagtcctctctctctcatacacacacaaccTTCAGGAATTGATTAGTGACAGTGGGCTAGGAAGAATTCAGAGATGAAGTCTTCATGTGGACAGTGTTGGGTCTACTGAGATAAGAGACACAGGATGGGGAGAAGTTttgaggtggagggtggggggtgAATATGTTTTGGTATATGTTTGgtatattatgtttattattttaatacccTAAATATACAAAGGGAAGTAGCCAATAAGCTATTTGATAAATGGGTCTTAAGTTAGGAGATTGGAGACAGTATTCTGATGATAACTGAAGCTATATGAGCCAATGGGCAAAGTATTTAGCAGGTGCTCTCTCAATAGTTGTCATGGGACCAGCAGGTAGACAAGAATCAAAATGTTGATTAAGGTGAAGAACAAAAGGGCATATTTTATGTAAACTTACCAAACATTTTGTGttaactcaaaaaataaatatattcacatgaCAATCTTTGATATAAAATTATGGCTTTTCAAAAACTTAGGTCTAGTGATTAGAGTTTTACATGGTATTTCTTGCTGAGTTCATACTTGGAATGAAGCACCTGCAATTCCCAGTTTTCAGCTTCTATAAAGTGGAATGAAGGCCAAAAAATGCTTGCGaagaatctatatatatattctctctagAGATTCACTTTTCCTTTTGGTTATTTATAGTTGTTTCTGTCAACctaattcttcttcttcttcttttttattaagcAGCTTTGTCCTGAATCTTTCTAAAgcattaaacattttctttatgaaGTCACACTTGTCAAATTATGGAATATTTAATTATAGCACATATAACATAACAAGTGGAATTAGATGAGGAAGAAATACTCATTGTTGTAAGTACACAACTCAATGGGAGGGGACATTTTACAGAGTAACTGAGCAGACTGAGTGTGGGTCAGAGTGTTTTACAAAGAAAGTGAGGTATATTGCTTTATTTGCTAATTAGTTGAGACTGTTTAAGAGAGGTATAACATAAATCCTAAGAATATAAATTAGTGATGCTTGCCTTTAAATCATGAATTCTGTTTTGCAacatcaacatttaaaataaaacatttatttctccatctatcAGAATTGCTGCCCCTGTCTTTTGGTTTATAATAGGAGCAATAAGGCATTAACAAAGCCtatctttcccattttttctAGTAAAAAGTGAAATTTCATATTAAAACAGTGATCTTAATGTTACACGAAATCTTGGTGACCAAGAGCAAATTTCATAGTCAAGAGAACCTTTGCCTTTTCTGCTGTTTCTGAAATGTTTTGAACTTTTCCCAAATCTAATCTTATGCACAGGGGGTGGTTAGATTGCTGAGTTTGAAAATCGCTGCATTGAGCTGGGCATAATCAGCCTCTTTTAGTAGTTTGTGTTCACCTTTGTGTGCTGCTCATAATCAGAGTGGCTTCACCTTTCACTAGCTGTCCAGGAGTGTTTAAGATGATAAAGCTTTAATTTTCAGTCTGTTAAAAATTCCCTGGGTTCCTCATCCTGcctctctttgtttcttctacATGAATTTCAAGAGATAAAACATGGTGCAGGGCACTGCTCTGttgacaaaataaaattctgattCCAATGGCAGACCTCCCTACTGATTTATTTGTCTTGAAAGAGAGAGCTTCCCTCTTGAATTCAATGTTTCTCATACCCACCTAAACTTACCCACCTTGTTCCTCcttctgtcttccctcttgtTCCTTAACACCATCATTCCCTGTCCACCTGTAATGCCAAATCATAAATGTGAGCAGCATCCTAGTCTCTTTCTTTTCCAACTCTACACAGTATTGGTCACCACACATTATCAATTCTGTCTTCTAAATTTATCCTCCCAATTTTGCCCATACTACCACTGGATTCTTTCACCTGGATTATAGTCTAGGACTTCCAATTTATTTTCCTCCCATTAGATTCAGCCCTATTTTCATCAGCCATCCACACTGCCACCAAAATGACATTTCTAAATTGCAAATCTGTGTATGTCATTTGCCTGTCTAAAACTCCACCCAGTTGCTCATCTCCTTCAGGATAAAAAGTCCAAGCTTTTTACCTTGAACCCTCTGGTCTCTTCAGCTCCCCTCTCTCCATGTATCAGACTCCTTTGAGCCTCCAAATCCACTGCCTATTTTCATGCCCCCTTGCATTGCATGTGTTCTCTCAGTATATACAGCTTCCCCACTTGGAAGCATGGCAAACTCCTTCTCATCCTTTAAAACCCATGTGTCACTTTCTCCCAGAAGTTGCCCTGTACCACCCTCAATTCTTCACTTCTTCCTGGGTGTCATTTTGGAATACTGATCTGCTGCgagtatgtaaatatttattggagaGTCTATTTCCCTGTATGGTTGTGATCTCCTTGATCCTAGTTTTAGTTTCCTAAACTAAAGCAAAGTGCTGGCCAcactgagagaaataaaacattattaatggTTGATGTAATCATATGAATGAATGTCCCTAGCATAGTTCCCTCTTTTATCCCTTTTGCTAGCAAGGAAAACTGCAGTCCTGAATAAAGGAGATGCTCACTGCATTTGCCTAGTGGAATTAGATAGAACAGAtctccatgagaaaaaaaaaataatcttgttGGAGATGCCAGGTATTTGTCACTCTAGGGATTAGACAAAAAGAATGTCTGGTCTCTAAGTATTCTGGATTTCACTCACCTCAACCTTCACCTTGGAAGGAAACTCCACCAACAATGTAGTAACATGGAATTTTCTTGGCATGT
Encoded proteins:
- the LOC132531528 gene encoding ATP synthase subunit d, mitochondrial-like, with the protein product MLQLIPDTAKSGQGMMVLRNKREDRRRNKIRIEEYEKDMEKMKNIIPFDKMTIEDLNEIFPETKLGKKKYPYQPHKPTENL